The following are from one region of the Pygocentrus nattereri isolate fPygNat1 chromosome 20, fPygNat1.pri, whole genome shotgun sequence genome:
- the taok3a gene encoding serine/threonine-protein kinase TAO3 isoform X2, producing MVSRVFYFAKMFGLRSSGGSYEKLNEHFDLDTPFFQVTRQIHEHEQENELREQMSGYKRMRRQHQKQLIALENKLKAEMDEHRLKLQKEVETQANNAYIELEKLAKKHAIHTDKEMKMAAADEKKFQQQIMAQQKKELTTFLDNQKKQYKLCKEKIKEEMNEDHSTPKKEKQERLSKHKENMQHSQAEEEAQLLGQQRLFYDRNCRAFKRKVMTKRHELEQEQLREELNKKKTQKEMEHAMLIRHDESTQELEHRQLKTLQKLRMDLIRLQHQTELENQIEYNNRRERELHRKHVLELRQQPKNLKAMELQIKKQFQDTCKVQTKQYKALRHHQLEVTPKSEHKTVLKALKEEQTRKLAILAEQYEQSINEMMASQALRLDEAQEAECQALRHQLQQEMELLNAYQSKIKMQTEAQHEREQQKLEQKVSLRRAHLEQKIEEELASLQKERTDRIKHLLERQEREMDAFDMESLRMGFGNLGALDYPKDDYR from the exons ATGGTCTCACGAGTGTTTTACTTTGCCAAAATGTTTGGCCTCCGGAGCTCAGGTGGGAGTTACGAGAAACTCAACGAACATTTCGACCTGGACACACCTTTCTTCCAG GTGACACGTCAGATCCATGAACATGAGCAGGAGAATGAGCTCCGAGAGCAGATGTCTGGCTACAAGCGCATGAGACGGCAACACCAGAAGCAGCTGATCGCTCTGGAGAACAAGCTGAAGGCCGAGATGGACGAGCATCGGCTGAAGCTCCAGAAAGAAGTGGAGACGCAGGCCAACAATGCCTACATCGAGCTGGAGAAACTGGCCAAGAAGCACGCCATCCACACAGATAAGGAG ATGAAGATGGCTGCAGCAGATGAGAAGAAGTTCCAGCAGCAGATCATGGCCCAGCAGAAAAAGGAGCTGACCACTTTCTTGGACAACCAGAAGAAACAATATAAACTCTGCAAGGAGAAGATCAAAGAG gAGATGAATGAGGACCACAGCACTCCTAAGAAGGAGAAGCAGGAGCGCCTGTCCAAGCATAAGGAGAACATGCAGCACTCTCAGGCAGAAGAGGAGGCCCAGCTTCTGGGCCAACAGCGTCTCTTTTATGACCGCAACTGCAGGGCCTTCAAGCGCAAGGTCATGACCAAGAGACATGAGCTTGAACAGGAGCAGTTACGAGAG GAGTTGAATAAGAAGAAGACGCAGAAGGAGATGGAGCATGCCATGCTGATCAGGCATGACGAGTCGACTCAGGAGCTGGAGCACCGGCAGCTGAAGACCCTGCAGAAACTGCGCATGGATCTGATCCGCCTGCAGCACCAGACTGAACTGGAGAACCAGATCGAGTACAACAACCGCCGTGAGAGGGAGCTGCACCGAAAACACGTACTGGAGCTGCGGCAGCAGCCCAAAAACCTCAAG GCCATGGAGCTGCAGATAAAGAAGCAGTTCCAAGACACGTGCAAGGTCCAGACGAAGCAGTACAAGGCCCTGCGGCACCACCAGCTGGAGGTGACCCCCAAGAGCGAACACAAGACCGTGCTGAAGGCGCTGAAGGAGGAGCAGACGCGCAAACTGGCCATCCTGGCCGAGCAGTACGAGCAGAGCATCAACGAGATGATGGCCTCTCAGGCG CTGCGTCTGGATGAGGCTCAGGAGGCGGAGTGCCAGGCTCTGCGGCATCAGCTGCAGcaggagatggagctgctgaaCGCCTACCAGAGTAAAATAAAGATGCAGACGGAGGCGCAACACGAGCGAGAGCAGCAGAAGCTCGAGCAGAAAGTGTCGCTGCGCAGGGCTCACCTGGAACAAAAG ATTGAAGAGGAGCTGGCTTCTCTTCAGAAAGAGCGCACAGACCGGATCAAACACCTTCTGGAAAGGCAGGAGAGGGAGATGGACGCCTTCGACATGGAGAGCCTGCGCATGGGCTTCGGAAACCTGGGCGCCTTGGACTACCCTAAAGACGACTACAGATGA